A window of Bactrocera dorsalis isolate Fly_Bdor chromosome 4, ASM2337382v1, whole genome shotgun sequence genomic DNA:
ATAAAGATTTGATACACATTGGTGAATCTCATTTGTTGGTTACCATATTTTTCTCAAGTCCAGAAACAGTGTAATTTCTATATAAAAGAACAGCTAATGTTGAGAACGCTGGTTCGGGCTATACTGCTCAGAAACAATGTTGGAGATTTGAGTAGTGAATACTTTTCAACTTGAGTTAGAATATTTAGAacgataaaatgaaaaatttaaatatattatcagctccatttttttttttaatttagcggTTCCATTTTCTCTTATCTGCTAAAGCaggtttgaaaacttttaaattatttgtttttttttacatttagagTCTTATTCACAGAGTCTTCTTTACTcagaaatataacaaaatataatggAAAGCTTACTAGCTTTTCATCGTAACCTCACTCTATAATGATAGCAGAGGAAATGCAATTAACTAAACTAAAGGTAATAACttttaccaaataaaaaaaaattatagcaaaaagtCTCCACAATAAGAAGATTgaaacttatttaaatattttacttatatcTCGACTGAGTGCCATAAAaatgttagtatgtatgtaactatgaaTTTGTGTTATATAGTAAAAACCTAAGGGTAGCAGCGCATAAAGTCGCCAAGGAAGTCACAGATTTCCATGCCGTCGAACCTTAAGTACTGCCAGCTCAGGTCATAGGCCACTTAACGCTTGTACGCGCCAGCGATGTGCCCGACGTGATGGTTAGGCATATGTGATGGAAAGGCTATCATAATTATGGTGATCGATTATGGATTTCTTACGAGCATAGCGAGTGTGACAGTGAATGATGACAGTGATTTCATAAATTGTTTcttgttattataattatatagcGAACTAGGTTATGTCTTTGATAGATATGGTGCTGTTGGTGTTGTGATGATGCGCAtgataattacatatttttgtgattttttaaacaatttttgttgggtttttttcttttgcattgcGATGACTACATAGAATTCGTAAAAGTGTATACCAACTGAAATTCCGAGTGtttgaaaattgataaaatccCAGAATTACCAGCTGATATTTACCTTTAAGAATCAATCAGCGTGGCTTAAGGGAAACTTTAACTTTGCAACAATTGTTAACAATTCaatagtttttttgttattattaatatacattttcCTTGTCGTTTTTCTTTAGTATTTTCCTCAAAGCGTTAATTATTTAGAAATACTTAAACGGTTCGTTAATGCCAAATGCCAGTTTGCGTGCTGTTATTGAAGATTTCCCTTATGGCTGACGTGGTACTTGGTGGTAGGGTGCTTTGGTGGTTAGTAACAACAAATTccagtttatttatttgcatttaatatatgtatatacgtgtgTAATCACATATGGTTACTTGCTTTGGGTTAGTATACAAGATGCAGTTCACCAATTTTCGTTTACTTTTCACcggtttatttacaatttatataaGTTTTGATATGAACACCATATTCACCTTCTTCGCGCAGCACGGCAATTGTGCGCTGACACCCCTCCAACTGGTCGCCGAGCCGTGCCGCGGCGCACAGGCCCTGCTTGGCCTCGCTCAGCTGCTGCTGCAGTGCGCCGATCTCCGCCTGCAACTGCGCCTGCTTCTGCTGCTCTTGCTGCAACTCCTTGCGTATGCTGTGGGTGGCGGCTTTGATGTCGTTCTGCTTGTCTGTCGGGGCAAAGAGAGTAAAGTTATAATAATTGATGAAACATTCAAGCCAAGTCTacttattttggttttatttttaattttacatgaTTTTCTTAGTTGCGTCGATTTGCCAACTCACCATTTTGGAACTGCTCGAGCGCGCACTGCAGATTGCACAACGCCGCCTGATTCTTCGACTCTCGATCTTCGGCCAAGCTCAGCTTGTTCACTAACTCGTCGCGCTGCTGTATCACAAGGGCGTACTGCGCTTGTAACGTCTCGGCGTGCTGATTGGCGCGTATACTGTGGAAAATTGAAGAATGCGttagttaaatttattttcttagaaATTATGATAGCCCTAGGTGCATAAATGTAATTTGTTTTATGGCCATTACGAAACTAATGAATTGCCTTGAAGCGTACCAGCGCTGGCCCCGCGAACAACCACCGGCGACCAGCCACCGGCCCCCGCGTGCCGTAACGCGTCCACCCGCCCGCGCAAATGTTCTAATTTTGCTATGGCATTGCAAATGCGCATTGGTTGCAGTTGTACTAATGGCTCAGAAGCAGCAGCAAGCGCCAAACGGCTGTGCTGACACCGATCGCACTAAAATATCACCTGCTGCCCTCTGGCAGCACCTACACCGCCGCGCTGCCGAACTCAACTAATTTCGAACGCTTTGTGACACGTTATCGCTTGGCAAAGCAATTGCCATGAGTCGTGACGAAGCTTAACGAAAGGCTTAAAAGCGATAACAGTtactattgctgctgctgctgttgtgtgGTTGCCTTGTTGCCGTGTGCGCCGGTGCAATAATGGCGTAAACCGaagaaaaacaaacagaaaGCACGGCAAAGGCACAGGCACGATGACGAAACGTCGGTAATTTCATGCTCCGCCAATGTATACAGTCGTTGTTGCCGTCCGTGTGTGTGCATTTGGCTGGCTGGCTTTGTCTCGGTCTTCGCGTTGTATGCGCTGCCCGCCCCCGCCGCGTGCGGACGCTTGGAGCTCAAAACATATTGTTTGCCCGATAATTAGGTGataatttttactatacttTCAAGgcgttttctatttttaatgcTTACTGTACCCGCAACGCCCAGCGCGCAACGCGCAACGCGGCAGGTGGAGCGAAATAATACTCGTATCTCAGTTTGTGTAAATACATAAGCATACAAGcaaacatgtgtgtatgtgtgaactAACACTTGAGTACACAACGCCAAGTATGGCGTTACCAACACAAATATATCTACAAAGAacttataaatttcataaaagcacGTTTCCCTATTTCAATGCAATTTAATTACCTCgaaatattctaatttttttccacacttttaaGCTGTTTGCCATTCTTCTcggcaaaatatattaaaaacacattttctggaattaattattaaaattcggTCTCCACCGAACGAGAAACTCTTTCGAAAAATTTAGACACATTCATTATTTATCCCCTGCGCTGAGCTCCCGTTGCTTCACATGGCATATAACACACTTGACCCATGATAAACCCAAAAGAAGTTTTTTAGACCCCAACTCTCGTACTGAAATCTCCTTCAAACATCACATCTCTAAACGACGAACTAACCAAAGCCAACACGTATAGCTTCCTTTTCACCACACCACACACAAGATATTATAGTTACCTTGCCGATGTGTACGCATTGCTTGATTTCGCGACGTCGTCCTGCAGCGCAACCATTTTAGCTTTGGTCTCCTCCAGCTCACGCTGCATTTCGACCGTCTCCTGTGTGTGCAAGTCCTCGATCTCCAGCAGATGCTCTCGTAGCCGCTCCAAATCCTTACGAATGGCTACGTTCTGCTCTTCCACGTCCGCCTTCTCCTGATTCACCAAACGCTGATTGGTCTGCTCCGTCAACAAATTGGTTGTTAATATGTCGGACTTCTCTTTGAGGAATTTAATTTGATCCTGCTGCTTTTCCAACTCTTTGCGCAGTTCGCTGAGCGTGCTCTCATGCGTCGTGCACTTATCATAAGGTGTCACTTGAgcggtttgttgttgctgctgttgcaggAGTCCTTGCAAGCGTTggatttcggtgtagtattgcATGTTCTCGGCATGCTTCTGTTGCAACGCCTTAATCATTTCGTTCTTCTCGTAGTTCAACGTTGCGACGGACTTCTGCAGATCAACTGTTGCCAGGAGTTCGGCTTCCAGTTGGGTAATGCGTGTGATTGCAGAGGCATCATTGCTGGTGGATGTGACTGACGATTCTTGCAACGCCTTCAGCTCGTCACTATGCGCTTCACACTTCTTCTTTAGCTCTTCGAATTCGTTTAGAAGAGTTTCTTTCTCCTGCTTCAGTTGCGTTAACTGTTCGACATTTATTTTCTGTTGCCGTAACTGTTCACTCAGTTCGTCCTTTGCCTTTCCGCTCTCCTCCAGAAGTATACGTGAAGTTTCCAATGCTTTCTCCTTTTCAGCAACTAACTCTTCCAGTTCATGCACTTTATCAACGGACAAATCCAAATTGGTTTGTGCTTGCAGCAGTTCTTTCTTTTGACTTTCTAACACTATATCTTTCGCCAATAAGTTCTCTTCTAACCCGCGATTAAGCGAAGAGAGGTTATCGAGTTTCTTCTGCATTTCACCGCTACGATCCTCTTTCAGATTTTCGTCTAGGCGCTTTATCAGCATATCTTTTTCCAGAAGGCCTCTTTCGGCTTCCTCTCGTTTTATTATAGCTTCCTGCAATGCTGCTTTCTGTGTCTGCAGCGCTGCTACCAGATCCGCGTGATCTTTGCTCAGATGCGCCAATTGGCTCtctaaattttgacatttctcctCGGCGTTCTTCAGTAGCGCATCGTCGTCAGTTTGCTTAGAGTCCAACGATTTCTGCTCGTTCAATTCGAAAAGCATATTTCCCTTTTCGATTTCCAATGTTTCAAGCTGTATTTTAAGTTCTTTCTCAGCACTGCGCAATTCCTCACACTGTTGTTGGGCGGCGCGCAATTCCTCAGTCAGCGTCTGTTTCTCTCGCTCCAGCTCTTCGTTTTTCTCTTTCTGTTCTACGTATTCCTGTTCTAACGTCTCGTTCATTTTGGAGGCTTCTTCTAACTCGGCTTCTAAATCCATAACACTCTGCTCATTGTGCTCCTGTATCGTCTCGAGCTTGTTGCGCTTATAGTTCTCTAGCTCGTTCAGCAGTATCTCATTGTTCTTCATTAGCTCGTCACATTGTAGTATGTATTGGGAAATGTCTGCTTCTAGCGTCTTTTTCTCATGGTCCCAAACCAGTTTACTATCCTGCAGATCGAGCAGTTCTTCGGACAGTCGAGATATATTGCGTTCCATTTCGTTAACGGTTCTCGTAACACGTTCCTGCACTGCTCGACAGGCCTCCTCCATTTCACCGGTGAGTTTTGACTTGATGTGTGAGCTAAGCAGCTCTTTTATTTTGTCTACAGTCAGGGGCTCATCGTCATCGGCATCCAGATCAGTGATTTCTTGCTTCTCTTCTGCAATGGCTTCTCTAAACTTCGAATGTGCTATAGACTCCATTTCGGCGCGCAAGGTTTCGTTTTCCTCGTTCAATGATTTGATGCGTTCGGCTAACTCCGCGCTGTAATTCTGCGTCTCGGTTTCGGCTTCTGCATTCAGGCGTAATTGTTGATTTTCCACTATGAGATTTTGAACTTTACTTTCTAATTCTGTAATTCGCTCCTGTGTAGCACGCATTCCCTGTAACTCTATCTGAAGAGTTTCTTTTTCACTCTCGGAAAACAGCAGTCTCTTCTCCAGTTCTAAAACATTCTGCAAATTTTCCTTCATATTTAATATCTCTGTTTCGATCTTGCCTTTCTCCTCAGCTAAAGTTTTCAATTGCTGTTGCGCGATGACAGCTTCCGCCGCCTTTTCCTTCAAAGACTCCAACTTTTCTTGTTGTTCTTCGAGTTCTTCTCTTGCTAACTTAAGAGCTGTATCAGTTTCTTCACAACGCGTCTGCAGCTCTTGCACATTCTCACGCAATACCGTCACCGCCAGCTGCTTCTCCATCTCACTGTCCTGTAGTTTCAGTGCTAAACTGCCGTTTTCCAATGTCAATTCTGAAACGCGATTTTCTAATTGCACAATCTTGTCCTTAAGCTCCTCCTTCGTTGGCGGCGTGGCTGGACCCGATGAATTGGCATCACCATCACGCACCACAATGAATTCATCGTCGCTGTGTTTACCCATTGAACTGGTCGAAGACTCGGATGTTTTCTTCTCTTTCATTTGCTTGGCGTCCTCCAGTTCTTTCGTTAGCTGGTCCACACGCTGTTGTAGCTCCATCATTTGATCTGCAGACTTATCTGCTAGACGCCCAGCTGACTTAACCTTTTCAATTAACTCTACATTATCTAGCGTTTTCTTATCGAGGAGCGCCTGCAAATCGGCCATGTCTTCAATGGACTTCTTTACCTCGGCTTCATAGTTGGTAACCTGCATCTGCAACTGCTGGTTCTCGGTCTCAAAAGCTTTCTGCTGTTGCAACACAGTATCCAACTGCTTCTTTAAACGCGCCATCTCGAGTTCACTGTTAATGAATTTGTCAGCGTGCTCCTTTTTCAGGGCCTCATAGCTAGTGGTAACAGCACTGAGTTTCTCCTGAAGTTCAGTTTTCAGCTCAAGCACATTCTGCATGGCCAGATTATGTTGACTGTCCAACTCTTCGAGAGACAAACTCAGCTGTTTATTCTCCTCCTCCAACTGCTTGTTGCGCTTCTGTAGCGTAGCGGTCTGTTCATTCGCACCACGTTTCCTGGAGGAAGTCTGCGCGCTATGACCCAGCGGAACCTCCTCCAAGGTAATATTGACCATTTCATTGCCATTGCCGCTACTCGAGGATTGGGAAGAGTGGTCGTTGTCGGATTTGACGTTATCTGGCTCCCAGCACCAGCTATCTTCAAGCGGAGGCGACGCATTTTGGTCCTTCGTAGGCTGAAATGAGCAGAAGGAAATTGTTAcagattaaaaatttgttagttGGGAAAGTCTGATAGAGTTGGATTTGCTCTTTACGAAGGTCTGGCCGaataaaagatatatttttataacaagaaaatatatatagtcaAGGTCAATAAGGACATGTAGTGTTGCTGCTTATAAGAAGCCTTTATGATGTTCTGAAGAGAG
This region includes:
- the LOC105225565 gene encoding thyroid receptor-interacting protein 11 isoform X1, encoding MSWLNSSLNTLKGQLTTLAQEVLAETAGPGDEEYRGPESETRTAVELLADTHNENEQLNKLCNEKDIEITLLRKQINELQTKIADSGGGSASTSKSPTKDQNASPPLEDSWCWEPDNVKSDNDHSSQSSSSGNGNEMVNITLEEVPLGHSAQTSSRKRGANEQTATLQKRNKQLEEENKQLSLSLEELDSQHNLAMQNVLELKTELQEKLSAVTTSYEALKKEHADKFINSELEMARLKKQLDTVLQQQKAFETENQQLQMQVTNYEAEVKKSIEDMADLQALLDKKTLDNVELIEKVKSAGRLADKSADQMMELQQRVDQLTKELEDAKQMKEKKTSESSTSSMGKHSDDEFIVVRDGDANSSGPATPPTKEELKDKIVQLENRVSELTLENGSLALKLQDSEMEKQLAVTVLRENVQELQTRCEETDTALKLAREELEEQQEKLESLKEKAAEAVIAQQQLKTLAEEKGKIETEILNMKENLQNVLELEKRLLFSESEKETLQIELQGMRATQERITELESKVQNLIVENQQLRLNAEAETETQNYSAELAERIKSLNEENETLRAEMESIAHSKFREAIAEEKQEITDLDADDDEPLTVDKIKELLSSHIKSKLTGEMEEACRAVQERVTRTVNEMERNISRLSEELLDLQDSKLVWDHEKKTLEADISQYILQCDELMKNNEILLNELENYKRNKLETIQEHNEQSVMDLEAELEEASKMNETLEQEYVEQKEKNEELEREKQTLTEELRAAQQQCEELRSAEKELKIQLETLEIEKGNMLFELNEQKSLDSKQTDDDALLKNAEEKCQNLESQLAHLSKDHADLVAALQTQKAALQEAIIKREEAERGLLEKDMLIKRLDENLKEDRSGEMQKKLDNLSSLNRGLEENLLAKDIVLESQKKELLQAQTNLDLSVDKVHELEELVAEKEKALETSRILLEESGKAKDELSEQLRQQKINVEQLTQLKQEKETLLNEFEELKKKCEAHSDELKALQESSVTSTSNDASAITRITQLEAELLATVDLQKSVATLNYEKNEMIKALQQKHAENMQYYTEIQRLQGLLQQQQQQTAQVTPYDKCTTHESTLSELRKELEKQQDQIKFLKEKSDILTTNLLTEQTNQRLVNQEKADVEEQNVAIRKDLERLREHLLEIEDLHTQETVEMQRELEETKAKMVALQDDVAKSSNAYTSASIRANQHAETLQAQYALVIQQRDELVNKLSLAEDRESKNQAALCNLQCALEQFQNDKQNDIKAATHSIRKELQQEQQKQAQLQAEIGALQQQLSEAKQGLCAAARLGDQLEGCQRTIAVLREEVETLKQQNEQLSTKLKLSESSQSDKIEKSLIKSLLIGYVVSSNPNDKNQVLRMISSVLDFSQSESDKVGLNKQQSSWLGAILGGGAGAQGVHSKENLVQAFVQFLEQESQPKPDDANMPNLLNITQQSSPPTGSVSQSARRVSTSSNSGAAAAAASMPAPIPIQPLLVNDFAPSRNSSSILKDILNDS
- the LOC105225565 gene encoding thyroid receptor-interacting protein 11 isoform X2, whose amino-acid sequence is MVNITLEEVPLGHSAQTSSRKRGANEQTATLQKRNKQLEEENKQLSLSLEELDSQHNLAMQNVLELKTELQEKLSAVTTSYEALKKEHADKFINSELEMARLKKQLDTVLQQQKAFETENQQLQMQVTNYEAEVKKSIEDMADLQALLDKKTLDNVELIEKVKSAGRLADKSADQMMELQQRVDQLTKELEDAKQMKEKKTSESSTSSMGKHSDDEFIVVRDGDANSSGPATPPTKEELKDKIVQLENRVSELTLENGSLALKLQDSEMEKQLAVTVLRENVQELQTRCEETDTALKLAREELEEQQEKLESLKEKAAEAVIAQQQLKTLAEEKGKIETEILNMKENLQNVLELEKRLLFSESEKETLQIELQGMRATQERITELESKVQNLIVENQQLRLNAEAETETQNYSAELAERIKSLNEENETLRAEMESIAHSKFREAIAEEKQEITDLDADDDEPLTVDKIKELLSSHIKSKLTGEMEEACRAVQERVTRTVNEMERNISRLSEELLDLQDSKLVWDHEKKTLEADISQYILQCDELMKNNEILLNELENYKRNKLETIQEHNEQSVMDLEAELEEASKMNETLEQEYVEQKEKNEELEREKQTLTEELRAAQQQCEELRSAEKELKIQLETLEIEKGNMLFELNEQKSLDSKQTDDDALLKNAEEKCQNLESQLAHLSKDHADLVAALQTQKAALQEAIIKREEAERGLLEKDMLIKRLDENLKEDRSGEMQKKLDNLSSLNRGLEENLLAKDIVLESQKKELLQAQTNLDLSVDKVHELEELVAEKEKALETSRILLEESGKAKDELSEQLRQQKINVEQLTQLKQEKETLLNEFEELKKKCEAHSDELKALQESSVTSTSNDASAITRITQLEAELLATVDLQKSVATLNYEKNEMIKALQQKHAENMQYYTEIQRLQGLLQQQQQQTAQVTPYDKCTTHESTLSELRKELEKQQDQIKFLKEKSDILTTNLLTEQTNQRLVNQEKADVEEQNVAIRKDLERLREHLLEIEDLHTQETVEMQRELEETKAKMVALQDDVAKSSNAYTSASIRANQHAETLQAQYALVIQQRDELVNKLSLAEDRESKNQAALCNLQCALEQFQNDKQNDIKAATHSIRKELQQEQQKQAQLQAEIGALQQQLSEAKQGLCAAARLGDQLEGCQRTIAVLREEVETLKQQNEQLSTKLKLSESSQSDKIEKSLIKSLLIGYVVSSNPNDKNQVLRMISSVLDFSQSESDKVGLNKQQSSWLGAILGGGAGAQGVHSKENLVQAFVQFLEQESQPKPDDANMPNLLNITQQSSPPTGSVSQSARRVSTSSNSGAAAAAASMPAPIPIQPLLVNDFAPSRNSSSILKDILNDS